From Cellulosimicrobium sp. ES-005, one genomic window encodes:
- a CDS encoding Swt1 family HEPN domain-containing protein, with the protein MATLTNNEKVLRGLDLLQEGILPWVDLRMSMHAPAGSDWLELWAAAENAKFGTAKTYSKDDVRVLLRVVTERWQVFKDDLERPQSALATELRDTANRAHHGEKFSSDDTYRALDSIERLLTAIGAADEADAVATLRTEHQREVYEKQARNRAAKVTPLAVAGTVAGVTVKPWRDVVTPHPDVMKGQFSSAEFAADLHQVATGQSTSPEYADPREFFARTFITSGLQDLLERALRRISGDGGASPVVNLQTQFGGGKTHSMLALYHLFSGIESRSLPAATQDVVGHVLTATDGPDPLAALTVRRVALVGTRLSPGQPAPKPDGTTVRTLWGELAWQLGEAGGAGGGAATYARVAEADANGVPPGTALDELVREIVDGGERILLLVDEWVAYARLLVDAPAPLPGGTFEGQFTFAQHLTELAKSTPGVMLVVSIPDSETIDTGGGGSALEVGGPKGRVALDMLQQVIGRNADDWRPATGLESFEIVRRRLFQEPDATALADIAAVAKQYVKYYQENTGFFPKDVAQPAYEARIKAAYPIHPELFDRLYEDWSALPKFQRTRGVLRLMSQVISALWNAGDTAPLITPGIVPVSSPDVYSEITHYLDDNWRPIIDKDVDGPGSTPVVIDGERPAFGARHLTRRVARTVFMATVPTLRTQHVGVDVRRLRLGAAVPGDVMSHLGDARELLSQRATYFYEDGDRSWYDTAASSTRLAAEKAAGYSEEDVYAAIVDRLRFEPKKSRGLFDSVHAAPEDTGDVPDGDPLRLVLVHPRRTWAKDASQATEFADEALNRAGSGQRQRKNRVVFLAADRGRFGDLEGAVREHLGWEFVVGRAEELGLSLQQKNQATKRAGDLDLMVDARLRAAYTALLTPVGQPGQKITLSFDRLADGSTSMADRVTTKLKSVGKLTDVYGTELVRIALDGPLASAWTGGHVEFGTLWTWYAQYPYLQRLSTRRVLEQAVLAVADSVTWNTRGFALAAGYDEASDRYVDLWIPGDQPEPQSIPDPWLIVRLERAVAQRAADARAGSGTSTDGVPGGVSPVPPSGGGEAGGQGGGAVGPQPPTPPRVAVKRRFYGSKALDPVSYVRDWNLLRDEIFSALTATDGTALRITVEIEAENADGFPEGTIRTVSENGTVLGLDQQGFEER; encoded by the coding sequence ATGGCAACCCTGACGAACAACGAGAAGGTGCTGCGCGGCCTCGACCTGCTCCAGGAGGGGATCCTCCCGTGGGTCGACCTGCGCATGAGCATGCATGCTCCGGCCGGCTCGGACTGGCTGGAGCTGTGGGCGGCGGCGGAGAACGCGAAGTTCGGTACCGCCAAGACGTACAGCAAGGACGATGTGCGTGTCCTGCTGCGGGTCGTGACCGAGCGCTGGCAGGTCTTCAAGGACGACCTCGAGCGCCCGCAGTCCGCGCTCGCGACCGAGCTGCGCGACACGGCCAACCGCGCCCATCACGGGGAGAAGTTCTCCTCTGACGACACCTACCGCGCCCTCGACTCGATCGAGCGCCTGCTCACCGCGATCGGCGCGGCGGACGAGGCCGACGCAGTCGCGACGCTGCGCACTGAGCACCAGCGCGAGGTGTACGAGAAGCAGGCCCGCAATCGCGCCGCGAAGGTGACCCCGCTCGCGGTGGCGGGCACCGTCGCCGGGGTGACGGTCAAGCCCTGGCGCGACGTCGTGACCCCGCACCCCGACGTGATGAAGGGGCAGTTCTCCTCGGCGGAGTTCGCGGCGGACCTGCACCAGGTCGCCACCGGGCAGTCGACCTCGCCCGAGTACGCGGACCCGCGCGAGTTCTTCGCCCGCACCTTCATCACCTCCGGCCTCCAGGACCTTCTGGAGCGCGCGCTGCGTCGCATCTCGGGCGACGGCGGCGCGTCGCCCGTGGTCAACCTCCAGACGCAGTTCGGCGGTGGCAAGACCCACTCGATGCTCGCGCTGTACCACCTGTTCTCCGGCATCGAGTCGCGGTCGCTCCCCGCGGCGACGCAGGACGTCGTCGGGCACGTCCTCACCGCGACGGACGGGCCGGACCCGCTCGCCGCACTGACCGTGCGGCGCGTCGCCCTTGTCGGGACGCGGCTCTCGCCGGGGCAGCCGGCGCCGAAGCCGGACGGGACCACGGTGCGCACCCTGTGGGGCGAGCTCGCGTGGCAGCTCGGCGAGGCGGGCGGCGCGGGCGGCGGCGCGGCCACGTACGCGCGCGTCGCCGAGGCCGACGCGAACGGGGTGCCCCCGGGCACCGCGCTGGACGAGCTCGTGCGCGAGATCGTCGACGGCGGGGAGCGCATCCTCCTCCTCGTCGACGAGTGGGTGGCCTACGCACGTCTGCTCGTGGACGCGCCCGCACCCCTGCCGGGCGGCACGTTCGAGGGACAGTTCACCTTCGCCCAGCACCTCACCGAGCTGGCGAAGTCCACGCCCGGCGTGATGCTCGTCGTCTCCATCCCCGACTCGGAGACTATCGACACCGGCGGCGGCGGGTCGGCGCTCGAGGTCGGCGGGCCCAAGGGCCGCGTGGCGCTGGACATGCTCCAGCAGGTGATCGGCCGCAACGCCGACGACTGGCGGCCCGCCACCGGCCTGGAGTCCTTCGAGATCGTCCGGCGCCGGCTGTTCCAGGAGCCAGACGCGACGGCGCTTGCGGACATCGCGGCGGTCGCCAAGCAGTACGTGAAGTACTACCAGGAGAACACGGGGTTCTTCCCCAAGGACGTCGCCCAGCCCGCCTACGAGGCGCGGATCAAGGCGGCGTACCCGATCCATCCGGAGCTGTTCGACCGGCTCTACGAGGACTGGTCGGCGCTGCCGAAGTTCCAGCGCACCCGCGGCGTGCTGCGGCTGATGTCCCAGGTGATCTCCGCGCTGTGGAACGCGGGGGACACCGCGCCGCTCATCACGCCGGGCATCGTGCCCGTGTCGTCGCCGGACGTGTACTCGGAGATCACGCACTACCTGGACGACAACTGGCGGCCCATCATCGACAAGGACGTCGACGGGCCGGGGTCGACCCCCGTGGTGATCGACGGCGAGCGCCCCGCGTTCGGCGCCCGGCACCTCACCCGCCGCGTGGCGCGCACGGTCTTCATGGCGACCGTGCCGACGCTGCGCACGCAGCACGTGGGCGTCGACGTTCGCCGGCTCCGGCTGGGCGCGGCGGTGCCCGGCGACGTGATGAGCCACCTCGGGGACGCGCGGGAGCTGCTCTCACAGCGCGCGACCTACTTCTACGAGGACGGCGACCGTTCCTGGTACGACACCGCGGCGTCGTCGACCCGGCTCGCCGCAGAGAAGGCGGCGGGGTACTCCGAGGAGGACGTGTACGCGGCGATCGTCGACCGTCTGCGCTTCGAGCCGAAGAAGTCCAGGGGGCTGTTCGATTCGGTGCACGCCGCGCCGGAGGACACCGGCGACGTGCCCGACGGTGACCCGCTCCGGCTGGTACTCGTTCACCCGCGCCGGACTTGGGCCAAGGACGCCTCGCAGGCGACGGAATTCGCCGACGAGGCGTTGAACCGAGCGGGTTCCGGCCAGCGCCAGCGCAAGAACCGCGTGGTCTTCCTCGCGGCCGACCGCGGCCGGTTCGGGGACCTCGAGGGCGCGGTGCGGGAGCATCTCGGCTGGGAGTTCGTCGTCGGTCGCGCCGAGGAGCTCGGGCTGTCACTCCAGCAGAAGAACCAGGCGACCAAGCGCGCGGGCGACCTGGATCTCATGGTCGACGCGCGGCTGCGCGCGGCGTACACGGCGCTGCTCACGCCCGTGGGTCAGCCGGGGCAGAAGATCACGCTGTCGTTCGACCGGCTCGCCGACGGCTCGACGTCGATGGCGGACCGCGTCACGACCAAGTTGAAGAGCGTCGGCAAGCTTACGGACGTCTACGGCACGGAGCTGGTCCGGATCGCGCTCGACGGTCCGCTTGCCTCCGCGTGGACCGGCGGGCACGTCGAGTTCGGGACGCTGTGGACCTGGTACGCGCAGTACCCGTACCTTCAGCGGCTGTCGACGCGGCGGGTGCTGGAGCAGGCCGTGCTCGCGGTCGCGGACTCCGTCACCTGGAACACCCGGGGCTTCGCGCTCGCGGCCGGCTACGACGAGGCGAGCGACCGGTACGTCGACCTCTGGATCCCCGGCGACCAGCCCGAACCGCAGTCGATTCCCGACCCGTGGCTGATCGTGCGGCTCGAACGGGCCGTCGCGCAGCGCGCGGCCGACGCGCGGGCCGGCAGCGGCACCTCGACCGACGGCGTCCCCGGGGGCGTGTCGCCCGTGCCGCCGTCGGGCGGGGGCGAGGCCGGCGGCCAGGGCGGCGGCGCCGTCGGCCCGCAGCCGCCGACCCCGCCGCGCGTCGCGGTGAAGCGGCGCTTCTACGGATCCAAGGCCCTCGACCCCGTCTCGTACGTGCGGGACTGGAACCTGCTGCGCGACGAGATCTTCAGCGCACTGACCGCCACGGATGGCACCGCGCTGCGAATCACGGTCGAGATCGAGGCGGAGAACGCCGACGGATTCCCCGAGGGCACCATCCGCACGGTCAGCGAGAACGGCACGGTGCTGGGACTCGACCAGCAGGGCTTCGAGGAGAGGTAG
- a CDS encoding DEAD/DEAH box helicase, with the protein MSASIDAIRTSQEITSTYRRYLQTLLAVRDSEISDALAETIDRTPMLDKGPYLEATPPYAPGSSLRALLDEGVLAPGFAELASDALPLDRPLYVHQERSIRKVAAGRNVVVATGTGSGKTESFLLPILDALVREHEAGTLGPGVRALLLYPMNALANDQMKRLRQLLAAYPHITFGRYTGDTETDPLKAREAFGNLNIGEPILRNELLSRQEMRETPPHLLLTNYAMLEYLLLRPLDMDLFGSGADNPWRFIVVDEAHVYDGSQGAEVAMLLRRVRDRVAPDRRIQCIATSATVGADTDPTAVTRFAENLFGERFEWVADDPTRQDLIGAERVAMPDGPFWGPLSASDYVKLAEDWDRETAVLDTARAAGWTKDGCAADAILHEKTLATLRSRLAHGPETFGRVQRALFGDEPDGERGLSALVALASGLSRPDGTTALSARYHLFLRATEGAFTCLSPSGPHVQLARHTECAECDAPVFEIGSCKRCGSVHVIGAVEAHEGLLRLRPRKAMTRGTWYVLGDQAPVDDEDEDAAVDLTAPDDEPGGPPSGSDAPVTAAGEEERLCTACGAINPKESRTCAGCGAGTLRTVRRLKQRGDEISGCLVCGARGPGTVRVFETGSDASGAVIATSLYQNLPPANDQALGGLLPGEGRKLLAFSDSRQAAAYFAPYLQDSYAKLQRRRLITQGLVKARADEDPVSVEDLVFSTRSAAKKAQHFRSGMTAQSEAREVAPWVMAEAVATDDRQSLEGLGLVRIVLERPTAPAPRPLMALGLSDAEAWDLLQELVRTLRQQGAVEMPESVPSNDEIFAPRLGPIRVRLQGSEALRKVLSWLPTKGTNRRVDYLTKVLAALGSDADPKQVLDGMWRMLTAPTSPVPWLRAKAEPALGVVHQLDHEQLRFSLVTAQSPVFQCMVCRRMAPVSVRDVCPAMGCEGRLEPFAPPLVGEDRDHYRTVYRTMNAVSLAAIEHTAQWANTRAAEIQHQFVRGQVNALSCSTTFELGVDVGELQAVMMRNMPPMTANYLQRAGRAGRRSGAAALVVTFAQRRSHDLSRFAEPEVMISGQVRAPYIPLVNERIDRRHAQSMAMAAFFRWLYESTGRICRTAGEFFLSDGEGNDPPVTLVAGFLTPVPPGVAESVARVIPAEIAAEVGLRDGSWSGRLVELLERVRLQLAGEIAQLEELSEGASEQKRYFLAERYQKVGNTLRRRDLLGYLANHNVLPKYGFPVDSVELRTDFGYGKDSGADLDLTRDLSAAIHEYAPDAELVAGGKLWVSRGIYKLPGRDLQEFTYQVCGRCGAFWQDVEAVDGVCPVCKHPSDTSSRTYTVPEFGFVAGSEPKRPGARPPRRSWSGAVHVLETSPEAHARDVLLPGGRIESEAGPRGRLVSVADGPGRLGFWICEWCGFGTARVNHMAKPPAKHKDPKRNIDCTGPMMLRDLAHQYETDLVSLRFSVVGGGRSQGAWKSVLYAIVEAACHTLEIARDDIGGSLVPEGLDDWSISLFDRVPGGAGHVLNVEENLERVLHAALRRVSSCECGPETSCYGCLRSFSNQRDHDELSRGDAAEILRSLLGLGGTADGHGGDGGDKVPAGWEQAFALATPAERAVLDVLAARGVPVPDIGVESTTGVPIAISWSDDRIALETADMDDLSRSDLRSEGWDVLPLGSDLWDRLAR; encoded by the coding sequence ATGAGCGCGAGCATCGACGCGATCCGCACCTCGCAGGAGATCACCTCGACATACCGCCGCTACCTCCAGACGCTGCTCGCCGTGCGCGACTCGGAGATCAGCGACGCGCTCGCCGAGACAATCGACCGCACGCCGATGCTGGACAAAGGGCCGTACCTGGAGGCCACGCCGCCGTACGCGCCAGGGTCCAGCCTCCGTGCGCTCCTCGACGAGGGTGTGCTCGCCCCTGGCTTCGCAGAGCTCGCGAGCGACGCGCTCCCGCTGGACCGCCCGCTCTACGTCCACCAGGAGCGGTCGATCCGCAAGGTCGCGGCGGGGCGCAACGTCGTCGTCGCGACGGGCACCGGCTCGGGCAAGACGGAGTCGTTCCTCCTGCCGATCCTCGACGCTCTGGTTCGGGAGCACGAGGCCGGCACGCTGGGTCCCGGCGTTCGGGCGCTGCTGCTGTATCCCATGAACGCGCTGGCCAACGACCAGATGAAACGCCTCCGCCAGCTCCTGGCCGCGTACCCGCACATCACGTTCGGCCGCTACACCGGGGACACGGAGACCGACCCGTTGAAGGCGCGTGAGGCGTTCGGAAACCTCAACATCGGCGAGCCGATCCTGCGCAACGAGCTGCTCAGCCGCCAGGAGATGCGCGAGACGCCGCCGCACCTGCTGCTGACCAACTACGCGATGCTGGAGTACCTGCTCCTGCGGCCGCTCGACATGGACCTGTTTGGCAGCGGAGCGGACAACCCGTGGCGCTTCATCGTGGTCGACGAAGCACACGTCTACGACGGCAGCCAGGGTGCCGAGGTCGCGATGCTGCTGCGTCGGGTGCGCGACCGTGTGGCCCCCGACCGGCGCATCCAGTGCATCGCCACGTCCGCCACCGTGGGCGCTGACACGGACCCGACCGCGGTGACAAGGTTCGCCGAGAACCTGTTCGGCGAGCGGTTCGAATGGGTCGCCGACGATCCTACGCGGCAGGACCTCATCGGCGCGGAGCGGGTCGCGATGCCCGACGGGCCGTTCTGGGGTCCGCTGTCCGCGAGCGACTACGTAAAGCTCGCCGAGGACTGGGACCGCGAGACCGCCGTACTCGACACCGCGCGCGCCGCTGGCTGGACGAAGGACGGCTGTGCCGCCGACGCGATCCTGCACGAAAAGACCCTCGCGACCCTCCGGTCTCGGCTCGCGCACGGCCCCGAGACTTTCGGCCGCGTGCAGCGGGCCTTGTTCGGCGACGAGCCCGACGGGGAACGCGGACTCTCCGCGCTTGTTGCGCTGGCGAGCGGGCTCAGCCGGCCGGACGGGACGACGGCGCTCTCAGCGCGGTATCACCTGTTCCTCCGCGCGACCGAGGGTGCGTTCACGTGCCTCTCGCCGTCGGGACCGCATGTCCAGCTCGCGCGGCACACCGAGTGCGCCGAGTGCGACGCACCCGTCTTCGAGATCGGGTCCTGCAAACGCTGCGGTTCCGTCCACGTGATCGGTGCCGTCGAGGCGCACGAAGGCCTCCTGCGCCTGCGACCCCGCAAGGCGATGACCCGCGGCACGTGGTACGTGCTCGGCGACCAGGCCCCGGTCGACGACGAGGACGAGGATGCTGCCGTCGACCTCACCGCGCCGGACGACGAGCCGGGCGGACCGCCGTCGGGCAGCGACGCCCCCGTGACGGCCGCCGGGGAGGAGGAGCGGCTGTGCACCGCGTGCGGCGCGATCAACCCGAAGGAGTCGCGGACGTGCGCGGGGTGCGGTGCGGGCACGCTCCGCACGGTGCGCAGGCTCAAGCAGCGCGGCGACGAGATCTCCGGGTGCCTCGTCTGCGGCGCTCGCGGTCCGGGTACGGTGCGCGTGTTTGAGACGGGGTCCGACGCGAGCGGCGCGGTGATCGCGACGTCGCTGTACCAGAACCTTCCTCCCGCGAACGACCAGGCGCTCGGTGGGCTCCTGCCCGGTGAAGGTCGCAAGCTGCTGGCGTTCAGTGACTCGCGCCAGGCCGCCGCCTACTTCGCTCCGTACCTCCAGGACTCCTACGCGAAGCTCCAGCGACGGCGCCTGATCACGCAGGGGCTGGTCAAGGCCCGTGCGGACGAGGATCCGGTCTCTGTGGAGGATCTCGTCTTCAGCACCCGGTCCGCCGCGAAGAAGGCGCAGCACTTCAGGAGCGGTATGACGGCACAGAGCGAGGCGCGCGAGGTCGCGCCCTGGGTGATGGCCGAGGCCGTCGCGACGGACGACCGGCAGTCCTTGGAGGGCCTCGGCCTCGTCAGGATCGTGCTGGAGCGCCCGACAGCGCCGGCGCCGAGGCCACTGATGGCGTTGGGGCTGAGCGACGCGGAGGCATGGGACCTTCTGCAGGAGCTCGTCCGCACGCTCCGTCAGCAGGGTGCCGTGGAGATGCCGGAGTCGGTCCCGTCGAACGACGAGATCTTCGCACCGCGGCTCGGGCCGATCAGGGTCCGCCTGCAGGGCTCGGAGGCCCTGCGCAAGGTGCTCTCGTGGCTTCCGACCAAGGGGACCAACCGGCGCGTCGACTACCTGACCAAGGTGCTCGCCGCGCTGGGCTCCGACGCGGACCCGAAACAGGTCCTCGACGGGATGTGGCGCATGCTCACGGCGCCGACATCGCCGGTGCCGTGGCTTCGCGCGAAGGCCGAGCCCGCGTTGGGAGTGGTTCACCAGCTCGATCACGAGCAGCTCCGATTTTCGCTGGTGACCGCGCAGAGCCCGGTCTTCCAGTGCATGGTCTGCCGGAGGATGGCGCCGGTGTCCGTGCGCGACGTCTGCCCTGCCATGGGCTGCGAGGGGAGGCTCGAGCCCTTCGCGCCCCCGCTGGTCGGCGAGGACCGCGACCACTACCGCACCGTGTATCGCACCATGAACGCGGTCTCTCTGGCGGCCATCGAGCACACCGCGCAGTGGGCGAACACGCGGGCCGCCGAGATTCAGCACCAGTTCGTCCGAGGCCAGGTCAACGCGCTGTCGTGCTCCACGACGTTCGAGCTCGGCGTCGACGTCGGCGAGCTTCAGGCCGTGATGATGCGGAACATGCCCCCGATGACCGCGAACTACCTCCAGCGGGCCGGTCGTGCGGGGCGGCGGTCGGGGGCGGCGGCGCTCGTCGTCACCTTCGCCCAGCGCCGGTCCCACGACCTGTCCAGGTTCGCCGAACCTGAGGTGATGATCAGCGGCCAGGTCCGCGCGCCGTACATCCCGTTGGTCAACGAGCGCATCGACCGGCGGCACGCGCAGTCCATGGCGATGGCCGCGTTCTTCCGCTGGCTCTACGAGAGCACGGGACGGATCTGCCGCACGGCCGGCGAGTTCTTCCTCTCCGACGGAGAGGGGAACGACCCGCCGGTGACGCTCGTCGCGGGATTCCTCACGCCCGTGCCTCCGGGCGTGGCCGAGTCCGTCGCCCGGGTAATCCCGGCGGAGATCGCGGCGGAGGTCGGGCTGCGCGACGGGAGCTGGTCCGGTCGCCTCGTCGAGCTGCTGGAGCGCGTGCGGCTCCAGCTCGCCGGCGAGATCGCGCAGCTGGAGGAACTGAGCGAGGGCGCGTCCGAGCAGAAGAGGTACTTCCTCGCTGAGCGGTACCAGAAGGTCGGCAACACCCTGCGGCGCCGTGACCTGCTCGGCTACCTCGCGAACCACAACGTCCTGCCCAAGTACGGCTTCCCGGTGGACTCCGTGGAGCTGCGCACCGACTTCGGCTACGGCAAGGACAGCGGCGCCGACCTCGATCTGACCCGCGACCTCTCGGCGGCGATCCACGAGTACGCACCCGACGCGGAGCTGGTCGCCGGCGGGAAGCTGTGGGTATCGAGGGGCATCTACAAGCTCCCGGGGAGGGATCTCCAGGAGTTCACGTACCAGGTGTGCGGACGCTGTGGAGCGTTCTGGCAGGACGTCGAGGCGGTCGACGGCGTCTGTCCCGTGTGCAAGCACCCGAGCGACACGAGCTCGCGGACGTACACCGTCCCCGAGTTCGGGTTCGTCGCAGGGTCCGAACCGAAGCGTCCTGGTGCCCGCCCACCGCGGCGGTCCTGGTCCGGCGCTGTCCACGTCCTTGAGACGTCGCCGGAGGCTCACGCCCGCGACGTCCTGCTGCCCGGCGGGAGGATCGAGTCGGAGGCGGGGCCGCGAGGGCGGCTCGTGTCCGTCGCGGACGGCCCGGGAAGGCTCGGGTTCTGGATCTGCGAGTGGTGCGGGTTCGGGACGGCGCGCGTCAACCACATGGCCAAGCCGCCCGCCAAGCACAAGGACCCCAAGCGCAACATCGACTGCACTGGCCCGATGATGCTCCGCGACCTGGCGCACCAGTACGAGACCGACCTCGTCTCCCTGCGCTTCTCGGTCGTCGGCGGCGGACGGTCGCAGGGCGCCTGGAAGTCGGTTCTCTACGCGATCGTCGAGGCGGCCTGTCACACGCTGGAGATCGCCAGAGACGACATCGGCGGGTCGCTCGTCCCCGAGGGCCTCGACGACTGGTCGATCTCCCTGTTCGACCGGGTCCCCGGCGGCGCTGGTCATGTGCTCAACGTCGAGGAGAACCTGGAGCGCGTGCTCCACGCCGCACTACGCCGTGTCAGCTCGTGCGAGTGCGGCCCGGAGACCTCCTGCTACGGCTGCCTGCGGTCGTTCAGCAACCAGCGGGACCACGACGAGCTGTCCCGTGGCGACGCCGCGGAGATCCTGCGCAGCCTGCTCGGCCTCGGGGGCACGGCGGACGGTCACGGTGGCGACGGCGGCGACAAGGTCCCGGCGGGGTGGGAACAGGCCTTCGCGCTGGCGACGCCGGCCGAGCGCGCGGTGCTCGACGTCCTTGCCGCCCGGGGCGTCCCCGTCCCAGACATCGGCGTCGAGTCCACCACCGGCGTGCCCATCGCGATCTCCTGGTCCGACGACAGGATCGCCCTAGAGACTGCGGACATGGACGACCTCTCCCGGAGCGACCTGCGGTCAGAGGGCTGGGACGTCCTGCCCTTGGGCAGCGACCTCTGGGATCGGCTCGCGCGGTGA